GAGATCTTCGCCGAGCTGGCCGACGACGGGGCCTGCGGGGTTCTCGTGCTGGGCGACGGCCTGCTGGTGGGCGTCGACACCTTCATCAACCCGGGACTGCTCGGCAAGCTGGCTTCCGAGGTGGCGGCGGCCTACGCCCCGGCGCTGGCCGTCCTCGAGGAGGACGAGGTCGCTCACCCGGAGCCGGGCAAGCTGGCCGCCGAGTACCTGCGCAAGCTGGCCGAGCTGACCTGGACCCGGCGCGACGGCGACGGAGTGAGCGCCGGGCAGTTCTACGTCCTCGACGCCGAAGACCTGACCGGCGGCATGCTGGGGCGGGACCGAGAGCCCGTCCACCTCTTCGCCACCACGGTGCGGGAGGGGGATTCGACGAGCAGCCGGACGAACCTCCAGGTTCCGCAGAATCAGGTCTTCGAGCGGTAGACCTCGAGGCCTTCCCAGCCGTCGTCCCGGGCGGCGCGCAAACGATTGGTCAGGTTCGAGGTGTGCAGCTCGAGCTTGTGGCCGTTGGGGTCGCAGAAGTAGAGCGAAGCGCCCTCGCTGCGGTTGGACTGCCAGATCTCGGCCCCGGAAAGGATGATCCTGCGGCTGAGCTCCGGGAAGTCCTCCGGGTCGATGTCGAAGGCGATGTGCGAGTACTCGCGC
The DNA window shown above is from Candidatus Coatesbacteria bacterium and carries:
- a CDS encoding glutathione transferase is translated as MITGINHLTLSVRDLDESLDFYTKVLGCDPMAKWSGGAYLLAGGIWIALIVDPEVRNAAPREYSHIAFDIDPEDFPELSRRIILSGAEIWQSNRSEGASLYFCDPNGHKLELHTSNLTNRLRAARDDGWEGLEVYRSKT